From the Bacillus sp. FJAT-22090 genome, the window GCCTAAGTCCTCAATTTGCTGATCTGTCAGTGTTCCGCCTTCAACCCGCCTAATGGCATGCCTTTCCACGATTTGCCTCAGCAACTCAATGACGGTAAGCACCAATTGCGCCAAACCATGCTCCGCATTATCAGGGTCTAGATTAATCTTTCCACTTGCTTGGTTGGCCGGTTGCATCAGTCAATGCCTCCCTCTGTCTATCAAATTGTTCTGAAGATACGGTTTTATTGTTTCCCGCTTGTGCCTGTACGAGAGATTCCACTGAAGCAATCAATACTCTCAAATCTAAATACACCAGATCTACGCCAGCGATGGAAATCACTAAATCAGCCTTGATCGCAACACCTTTATCTAGGATGACATCCAAAATATCAATGAGCGCTATATCCTTGTTTTCCATCGTTTCTCTGAATGCCATAATTTCATCTCATCCTCACTTATGAAAAGTTAGAAAAGTGGTAGGCCGGCCATGGCCCTGTTGCTTCAAACTGCCATCCCATTCCCTTCATGCCCTTCTCATATTGCTGGATCTGTTCTAAAAAGTTTTCTACATTTGCTGCGGGGATCAGATAGACGCTATTCCAGGTCATCTCATCCTTTCTTCCCGTCACATCATTACTCCACGTTCTTTTGACATTTCCTTTTAGCGCAATTTCGCTTAGATGCACATGTATATTTTCACTAATTCTGTTTTTTTCTTCTTCTAGCTCAGATTCAATCAGCTTGTCCAGCTTTTTCTTCTCGAAAAATTGCTTTCCTTTAGAAAGGTGGCTTATTTCCTCTCTTTTTGCTTCAATGGTCTGATTGCTCTGACTCACCTGTTTTTTTAGCAACTGATCATCGCAGTATATTTTCAAATTCCACTCTTCGTTACCGTGAATCGAGGAAAATGTATCGACCAAGTGTGCTTCTTTGGTTTGTACAGCGTTTGCCAAACTTCCCTGGTTTTTGAACAGCGTGCAAAACTTCAAGGGGATGACCGTGTACATCTTTGAAAGCATCATGACGGTTTCGTGATGGTGAAAAGCCTTTTCCTGGAGCCATTCCATGTCACTGTTAATTTGTTCCTTAATGTTCTCTTCAGAGTACTGTTCAGCATCCAGGTCACAGACAATGGCTGTTGCCTTGCCTATAGACAGGGTGTAGATGCCGCCTTTGCCATCAAAGCCATTAATAGCAGGAATCTGCTGTTTGCCTGCTTCCTCTGTCGGTATCAATCCGTATAAGTAAATTAGACTGTCCATCTTTTCCTTTCCTCATTTCTTCTTTGTCATCTCTTCCCATTGCTGCATTTCCATCCGTTTTGCCATTTCATATCGAAGGATCAAGTCTTCTTCCTTTGCTTTATAAACCTCTTCAGGTATTTCCCCAAGCTCATACATCATTTGAAGCTGGACCAGCTTTCGCTGGATTGTAGGAAGGTCGTACAGCTCTTTATCAGCTTCCTCTTTCACCTTTTCACCGATTTTTATTACTAGGTTAATTGGAGCGGAAACCAGTTTATGGATCATCAGGCATCCTCAACTTTTAAACGGATATTAATGAAGTTATACGCCGGCCAGGGTCCACTGTAACTGAACTCAACTTTGTCTTTCCATTTTTCGTACGTCTCATTAATTTTTTCATCAAAATCTGCTTCTTTACCTCGGTCAACTAAGAATGCTGCATTAAGAAGCATTTTCTCCCCAATCGGATCGTTGGTCTTGGATGCTTCAGCCAGCTCCGTCAATGGGCTGAAGACTTCCTGCTTTACATCCTGCTGCAGTGAAGTGATCAGTTTTTGTGCAGCTCCGCCAATCTGAATTCTTTCATAATAGCTGGCCGCTTCTGATTTCCCTTGCACAGCTTTTGCCATTTTATCGATTTTCGAATTATCACCAACAAGTGATTCCAGCCAGTCTTTTTTGCCGATTACTTTTAGACCGAGCTCCACCTTCCCTTTTATTGCTGGGAACAGTTTTTCAAACTGCGGATAGAGGTTTTCAAGCAACACACCAACGTCCTCCTTTGACTGGAACACATTGCCGAAGCTGACAGGGATCACAGTGTCGTTCTTTTTCATCACTTGGGAAACGACATTTTGATGCATCAGTAGATT encodes:
- a CDS encoding gas vesicle protein K, which gives rise to MQPANQASGKINLDPDNAEHGLAQLVLTVIELLRQIVERHAIRRVEGGTLTDQQIEDLGEALMNLEEKMEELKEIFGLDAEDLNIDLGPLGSLL
- a CDS encoding gas vesicle protein, giving the protein MAFRETMENKDIALIDILDVILDKGVAIKADLVISIAGVDLVYLDLRVLIASVESLVQAQAGNNKTVSSEQFDRQREALTDATGQPSKWKD
- a CDS encoding GvpL/GvpF family gas vesicle protein; the protein is MDSLIYLYGLIPTEEAGKQQIPAINGFDGKGGIYTLSIGKATAIVCDLDAEQYSEENIKEQINSDMEWLQEKAFHHHETVMMLSKMYTVIPLKFCTLFKNQGSLANAVQTKEAHLVDTFSSIHGNEEWNLKIYCDDQLLKKQVSQSNQTIEAKREEISHLSKGKQFFEKKKLDKLIESELEEEKNRISENIHVHLSEIALKGNVKRTWSNDVTGRKDEMTWNSVYLIPAANVENFLEQIQQYEKGMKGMGWQFEATGPWPAYHFSNFS
- a CDS encoding gas vesicle protein GvpG — translated: MIHKLVSAPINLVIKIGEKVKEEADKELYDLPTIQRKLVQLQMMYELGEIPEEVYKAKEEDLILRYEMAKRMEMQQWEEMTKKK
- a CDS encoding GvpL/GvpF family gas vesicle protein, with product MSQEEQNGIYIFCGIQTETDEDFGTFEIEGENKELFTIRYKDAAIVAAEVPMKIYHPNKDNLLMHQNVVSQVMKKNDTVIPVSFGNVFQSKEDVGVLLENLYPQFEKLFPAIKGKVELGLKVIGKKDWLESLVGDNSKIDKMAKAVQGKSEAASYYERIQIGGAAQKLITSLQQDVKQEVFSPLTELAEASKTNDPIGEKMLLNAAFLVDRGKEADFDEKINETYEKWKDKVEFSYSGPWPAYNFINIRLKVEDA